A single window of Phycisphaerae bacterium DNA harbors:
- the thiS gene encoding sulfur carrier protein ThiS, whose translation MNVTLNGHSHSLDEPLTVADLLRQLDLEPVRVAVEVNEDLVPRKRFGEAPIRDGDRIEIVTLVGGG comes from the coding sequence ATGAACGTCACCCTCAACGGCCATTCCCATTCGCTCGACGAACCCCTGACCGTCGCCGATCTGCTCCGGCAACTCGATCTGGAGCCCGTCCGCGTGGCCGTCGAGGTCAATGAGGATCTGGTCCCCCGCAAGCGCTTCGGCGAAGCGCCCATCCGCGACGGCGACCGGATCGAAATCGTCACTCTTGTCGGAGGCGGCTGA
- a CDS encoding thiazole synthase, with the protein MSTDRYRVGSFTFSSRLFVGTGKYANFDLMRAAIDAARCEVVTVAVRRDVLSPEGAKKQDSILDHLDLKRITILPNTAGCFNAKDAIRSARLSRELLEGLDNPGAKWVKIEVLADKKTLLPDPVGTLEATVELVKDGFEVLAYTNDDPIMARRLK; encoded by the coding sequence ATGTCCACCGATCGCTACCGCGTCGGATCGTTCACCTTCTCGTCCCGCTTGTTCGTCGGAACCGGAAAATACGCCAATTTCGACCTCATGCGCGCCGCCATCGACGCCGCCCGCTGCGAAGTCGTCACCGTGGCCGTCCGCCGTGATGTCCTCAGCCCCGAAGGCGCCAAGAAGCAGGACAGCATCCTCGATCACCTCGACCTCAAGCGCATCACCATCCTGCCCAACACCGCTGGGTGCTTCAACGCCAAAGACGCCATTCGCTCCGCCCGCCTCAGCCGAGAACTGCTCGAAGGCCTCGACAACCCCGGCGCCAAGTGGGTCAAAATCGAAGTGCTCGCCGACAAGAAAACCCTTCTGCCCGATCCCGTCGGCACGCTCGAAGCCACCGTCGAACTCGTCAAGGACGGCTTCGAAGTCCTCGCCTACACCAATGACGACCCCATCATGGCCCGTCGGCTCAAGGA